The following nucleotide sequence is from Bernardetia sp..
GCTAAAAAAGACTAAATAGGCAGTAAAATTGTTGTATATATAAGTTAATTCCCTTTGTTCTTTATAGCTTATAAAATATAACAATACCATGAAACAAATTTTTCAAAATCACAAATTGGGTAGGCTATTTTTTTTACTTTTACTATGCCTATCTATAAAAAATTTACAAGCACAATCTGATACACAATTTTGGTTTGCTGCGCCTGATGTTACCTCTTCTCATAGTGATGGTCCGATTCGTATTGTAGTCTCAGCATTTGATGACCCTGCTACGGTTACTGTTACACAGCCATCTAATCTAGCATTTCCAACTTATATTGTAAATGTAGCTGCAAATACATCTCAATTCATTGATATAGAACCTAGCAAAGCATTAATAGAAACCCCTTATGATACACCTACTCCAGCTACTCCTCAAGTAAGTACTACAGGGTTGTTGGTAGAATCAACTGCAAAGATTACGGCTTACTACGAAGTTAATTCTGGAATCAATCCTGATATTTTTGCTTTAAAAGGAGCTAATGGGTTAGGACTAGATTTTTATGTTCCATTTCAAAATACTTGGAGTCATGCAAACAGAAATCCCATTGATGGGAGAAGTGGCTTTGTAATAGTCGCAACAGAAGATAATACTTTAGTTACAGTTACTCCAACAAGAGCTTTGGAGGGAGGGCAGGCTGCAAATGTACCTTTTTCTTTTACCCTTAATAGAGGAGAAACTTATGTGGGCTCGGTAGTAGAACCAGCAGCAGGAGGTTTGCCTTCTGGCTCTCGTATTCAAGCTAATAGACCAGTTGCTGTTACTAAGTTTAGTGACTCTATCTTTTCTGGACAGGGAGGGTGTAACGATTTGGCAGGCGATCAACTCGTTCCTGTAGATGTTATAGGAACAGAATATGTGGTGTTGAGAGGACGGTTGGGTGTAGGTTCAGGAACTCCTGCAGGAAATCCAGAACTTGCTGTTGTTACAGCTACTCAAAATGGCACACAAGTTCGTGTAAATGGAACATTAGTAACTACTATTAATGCAGGACAAACTTATACGCATACACTTTCCACAGCTGGTCAGAGGATTTTTATAGAAACTACACTGCCTGCTTATGTAGGTCATTATGCTGGCTATGGTTGTGAGACTGGTTTTGCTATTCTTCCACCTGTAGAATGTACAGGCTCTCTAACAACACGTATTACACGCTCTACAACTGAAAACTTCACTATAAATTTAATGACAAGAGGAAGACCAGTAGGAGGTAATTTTGATTTTACAAATAATTTCACAGTAAGAGTAAATGGTACTATATTATTTCAACCTGCAGCATTAGGAGGACCTGCTTTTCCAGCTACTTTTACACAGATAGGAGCAAGTGACTATTACGGAACACAGTACACCTTTAATACAACTCAAGTACCAGCAGGAGCAGTAGTAACTGTAGAGAGTAACACTATAACAGCTGGAACAGATGAAGCAGGGTTATTTCACCTAGGTTTTGTAAATGGTGGAGCATCAACTGGAACTCGTTATGGGTATTTTTCCGATTTTCGAACCTTAGATTTGGGTAGTGATGTAAATATAAACTATGGTACGAATACGACAGTTACAGCAGATATACAAGCAACCAATTTTAGATGGCTCAGTGATGGAGTTGAAGTACAAAACGGAACTAGTAATAGTTATACAGTTACTAATATTCAGCGCAGACAAACGATAAGAGTAGAAGCCACTGTAGGTGATTGTGTTCTTAGTGATGAAATATGTGTAGGTACAAATGAATATGTATGGGATGGAAGTTTTCCTGGAGGAGTAAATAATGATCTAAATTGGAGTAAGCCGTGTGGAGCAGCAGGTGTTCCAGATTGTAGTGTAGATATAATTATTCCTCCCACACCTATTGCAAGTTCTGCTTTGAACGTAACAGGAACAGATGTTTTGAATGTCCGTAATCTGACGCTTTTAGATGGAGGTAATCTGAATGTGGCTACAGGAGGACAAGTTAATGTTTGTGGAAATATGATTCATGATGGCAGTTTAAATATGCAAACAGGCTCTACATTTAGTTTTGTTGGAACAGGAAGACAGAATTATTCAAAGGCAAGTACAGGAACTGGTGAATTCGAAGATTTAGTAATTGCAAATACTATTGGAACTTCAACATTCAATAATGTAGCTGGAGTTACAATACTTTCTTCTAGTGACCAAGACTTGGAAGTAAGTAGTACAGGCTCTCTTAGCTTTGTCCAAGGCTATATCGTACCAGAAGATTATCCGACTATGGCAGGAGTAGATAATTCTCGTTCTGTTGTGATTAACAACCCTGATCCAAATGCTATTACAGGATTTAATACTACTTCATCAGCTACGACAGCTGCAACTGATTATTTCGTAGCAGGAAAACTCAACCGAGCAAAAAATGCTACTGGATATTACTCTTTTCCTGTTGGGTTAGTTTTACAAAACCCTTCTACCATTTTACCAGAGTCTAATAAAGATGGAGCTATGCCAGGGTTTGAAAATGGAGATTGGCAAACAGCAACGTATGGTAGTTTGACTTGTGATCCAAACCCCAATGGTGTTTTGGCTATTACAGGTGATGATGAATATGTAGATTTTGGCACAAATACAGGTAATGTTGGCATTTCAGGAAACAACTCTCGTACAGTAGAAATATGGGCAAGAGTAACTAATTTTAATGGTGCAGGGTTGTTTCAGTTTGGAAATAGCACAGGAACTGGGAACTCACAAGATTTTGCCTTAGTAACAGGTACAACTAATAATTCTTGGTTTATTCGTCTAAATAATGGATTTGATTTGCAACTCATCAACCTTCCTAATAGTCTGAATAACTGGCATCACTATGCCCTAACTTATAACGATATTGCTCAGCAGGTAACATTCTATTATGATGGGATTCGGATTCGTACTTATGACTTACCTGCTCCTCTAAATACTGTCTTATCAAACGGATATGTAGGGCGTTGGAGTGGTAACAGTACTATTTCTATGAGAGGTGAAGTAGATGAGCTAAAAGTATGGTCTGAAACTCGTACAGAGGCACAAATACAAGCGTCTTTTAATCAAGGTTGTGCTGCCAATGCATTACAGTGTCCACAAGCGACTAATCTTAGAGCCTATTATAATTTTGAAGATGGAAACCTCAATGGCAGTACTACTCGCACTCTTCAATCACGTACTATTCAATGTCCAGATCCTACTTTTACTTATCAAAGAGCAGATGCGAATTTTAATCAGCCGAGTTCAGCAAACAACGTAACAGCAGGTTTTCAACAATATACAACTGTTCCTAGTCCTGTTACTGGACAAACAAATATTTGTGGAGCAGACTTTGATACAGATGCTGCTTTGGATAATGGTTTTTGGAATTTCGACTCATTTGATGCAACCAATAATCCTATTCCTGTAAATGCAGAATATCAAATGTATTTGTATAACCGAGATTATGGCAATTATACAGGAGCATCTACTACTGTTATGCAACAAGTTACACCTCCTTGGACAATTCCTACAGGGTTTTGTATAGCAAATAACCCACAACTTACTGCAAGATCTGGTTTTACAGGAAATATGGGTTCATTTGCCACGGCACAATCGCAGGACATTACTATACTTCCTATTGAACTATTATTTATAGATGCTCAGCCAGATGAAAACGCTATTTTAGTAAAGTGGGCAACTCTTCAAGAAAGAGATAATTATGGTTTTGAAGTGTATAGAGCAGCCGAAGATGAAGAGTTTACCAAGATTGGCTTCGTAGAAGGAAAAGGAACTTCTCAAATAAGACAAGATTATAATTTCTTGGATATAGAAGTCCAACCCAATATTACATATTACTACAAGCTCAAACAAATTGATTTGAATGGAAACTTTAATTTTACTAAAGTGGTTTCTGCCAAACTCTCTGATAGTGATTTTAGTGAGCAAGTCAATACTATCTATCCAAATCCGACGAGTAATGAGTTTACTCTTTACTTAGGAAGTAAAGAGTTTGTTAGAGATACAAAAGTAGAAATTACATTGGTAAATACGATTGGTGAAGTATTAGAACACAAAACCATAACTACTACTGATGAAAAAAGTATTCCATTTAGTATGATAAAGTACCCTAATGGAATGTACTTACTACGTATTGTAGGAGAAAGGTCTTCTTCTGTTATGAAAGTTATTAAAGAATAATAATTGCTTATTCTCACTCATTGAAACATTTAGCATTCAATGAGTGAGCTTTTTATAAAAAGTTTTCATACTCATTTGTTTCCATTCTCCAAATTCTATAAGGAATAATAGCATTTGGGTTTTCTTCATCGTATTCTTCCAAAATTTTATCTATTAGATTTACTTTTATGGTATTCGCTTTTACGTCTGTGAAATAGTAGATAGCTGAGTTCTGTTTGTCTCCTATCAAAACTAAATTTGAGTTTTCTTTATCTGAATAGTAATTTATATATGTTTTGGAGTTTTCTATAAGCACAAATTCAATGTTTTTGCTTGTTGGCTTTTCGGTAATACATCCTTCTTCATAAAACTGACAAGTAATTGTCTTAGGAAAATCAGATACTTTTTCAATTGGAATAGCAAAACTTAAAGTTGTAGTATAACAGTCTGGCGCACCACAATCAAAAGCATGTAGGTTAAAAGGTAAATTAAATGTGATAGAATTTCCTTCTTGTTCTACAATATCTCTGATATAAAACTCTTGAAAAAAATCTGACTTCAATATCTCATTTGGTTTTGCTTTAAGGATAGAGTCTCTTAAAAAAAACTGTTTTTCTTCCCAAGTAACTAATTCTGTTACACTACTTGTTTGCTCTGTATTGTTAGTTGTGTCAGTAGCAAAGGACTCATTTTTTTGAGGAGAAGCAGTACAAGAAAACAGTAAAAACACAGATAAAAGTAGATAATGTTTTATCATAATGAGATAATATTTAATTTTCTTTTTTTATTGCTCACAGGTTTGTATCTGCCTGTTTTGTTTAATTTTGTCTTTTCTAAAAGTACAATAACCAATGCGTAAAACAAAGCAACTTTGAAATACCTTCTTTTTCCTTTCGCTATTCTATATGATGCCATAACTCGCCTAAGAAACTATTTTTATGATAAAGAATGGTTCAAAGTTTTTCACTCGTCTGTTATGGTAGTTTCAGTGGGTAATATTACTGTAGGAGGAACAGGAAAAACACCACATACAGAGTATTTGATTCGATATTTTCTACAGAAATACAAAGATGAAAAAGACTACCAACTAGCAACTCTCTCAAGAGGCTATGGACGAAAAACAAAAGGTTTTGTATTGGCAAATGAAACCACAACAGCTTCTGAAATAGGAGACGAACCAATGCAGTTTTATCAAAAATTTGCAAAAGACAATAGTAAAGTAAATGTTGTAGTGTGTGAAAAACGTGCTTTGGGAGTACAAAAAATTCTTGAGTTATTTCCAAATACAAAGACTATTTTGCTAGATGATGCCTTTCAGCACCGAGCTATACGACCTTATTTTTCTATTCTACTTTCAGACTATAATCGTCCATTTTATGAAGATTTTTTGTTGCCGATGGGTAGAATTAGAGAAAGCCGAAGAGGTGCAAAACGTGCACATGCTGTTTTTATAAGTAAGTCGCCATTGAATTTAGCAGAAGGAGAAAAGAGGATAATTCGAAAAAAAATTAGAAAATACACAAAAGCTCCTATTTTTTTTACTGGCTTTGAGTATGATACTCCTGTTTCTGTTTTAAATGAAAATGAACTGTTGGACTTAGAAGATGATACAACTTACTCTTATGGAATTTTGACAGGAATAGCTAACTACAAACCTTTCCAAGAATATGTAGAGCAGAAATTTGGTCAATTGGAATCTGAAAAAAACTTTCCAGACCATCACGATTATTCTGCAAAGGATATAGGCTTTTTAAAAAACTCAAAGACAGTTTGGCTAACCACAGAAAAAGATGCTGTTAAGTTACGTCCTTTATTAGAAAAGTTTACAGAATCAGAAAAGTCTAAACTCTCTATTTTTTATATTCCTATCAAAGTCGTTTTTTTAGATAAAAATGAAGAAAAAGAGTTTGGAATGTTTTTTCCAGATGGTTTTGGTGGAGTATTGCATTCTCTGTGGGGATAGTTCCTTATTCAATAATCTTCATTTCTACTCTTCTATTTTTTTGCCTTGAAGCCTCACTATTATTATTCGAAATAGGACGTGTTCCTCCGTATGCTTTAGTTTCTATTCGGCTGGCTTCTATGTTGTTTCTCATCAAATAGAGTTTTACGGCATCAGCTCTTTCTTGTGAGAGTTTGTAGTTTAGGGAGGCATCTCCTGCTGTGTCGGTGTGTCCTGCTAGTTCGATTCTTATATTTTGATTTTCTTGCATAAATTCTACCAGTTCAGAAATTCCTGTAGTGTCGCTAAAAATAGCTGTGGCTCTTTCAAAACCAATATGCAAACGCACTATTTCTCCCTTTTTGATAGAGGTTGTTCCTAGTCTAAATTCTCCTTCGGGTAGGTTTTTGAGTTGAGAGATTTTAACTAATCCTTGTCCAAAAGTTCCAGCCCATATTGTTTTGTCTTTTGGGTCTTGTGCTAGTGTACTTACCATACTAGAGGGAAAAGCAGAGTTTTGAGGACTAAAAACAGTCCACTCGCTCTCATTGTCTAATAGTGACAAACCACTTAGTGAAGCAGCCCAAAGCGTTTGATTTTTTTCTGCGACTGGTAGCATTGTTCGGAACTGATAATGCACATTTTTTGAGGATTTTTGTTTTTTACCATCTATGAAAAACTGTGCAGTGCTTTCTAATGTTGAACTGATAAGGAGTTCATTTTTTGGCGAGAAGACAATAGAATTGATAGGTTGATTTCTTAAAGAAGGATATATTTTAAGACGACTCTCGTTATCTAGTGTATAAAGTCCACGTTCTGTGGCTATCCATTTCGTATTATCTTTATCTACAAGAATATTAAAAACACGTGTAAAAGCTATTCTTTCTACACTGATAAGTAACTTGAATTTAGAATCGATGCGAAAAAGTCCTTCTTCTTCTGTGCCTACCCAAATAGTTTTGTTTTGGTCTTCTGTAATACAAAGAACAGCATTTTTATTTGACTGTGAAGGAACTTTCAAATGAGAAAAATTACCCTCTGTATCTATTTTATACACTCCTGCTCCATATGTTCCAATATATTTATCACCATCTTGCCCAATTGTAATACATTTTATACCATAATCTTGAAGTTCTGAATTTTTTGGTGTGTAGAGGGTAGAATCTTTTTTAGACCAATGTACCAACCCTCCTCCAGTAGCTATCCAAAGCGAACCATCTGTTGCATCAAAAGCTAAATCATTGATAAAGTTGTGTGGAATAGTAGAGTTTTTAGTATTGTAGGTGTCAAAATGCCAAGCAGGAGTTGTTTGAGCAACACTAGCATATACAAAAACAAAACATAAAACAAATAGTAAAACAGCCTTAAAAAAGGTATGTGAAGAGAAAATTTGGATATTCATCACAAAGAGGAAAATTAGTTATTCAGAATAGGTATATTTTGTACTAGAATAACGTATTTTAGTTATTAATCTGTATTTTAGACAGTGTTTTTATTATGTCTTAGAGCAATAGAAAGTATAGAAATATCAATTCTTTATAGAAAAATTGTATTTATTACTCAAAATTCTGTCTCCATGACGCACTTGGAAATAGTATTTTTTTGCTCCAAAGGTAGAAGCTGCTTGTTTCCATTCTACACGTTTATACTCTGTGTCGAATACTTCATCTTGACAAAAAACAGGAGCTTGACTTCCTTCTTCAAACAAACAGAGTGTTAGGGTAGCTTGGTTAGGGTTGCCGTCTAGCTTAAAGAAGTTTAAATCCAAATCGATGATAACTTGCCCAATATCTGCCTGTGGATATGTTCCATCTTCTTCTACTAAAAGCAGTTTAGGGCTATAACCGTTGTCTTTTTTACGACTAGCTTCTAAGTCTTTTTTATCTCTATAATAACAATCAAATTTATTGAAAGGAGGGATTTTATCAATAATGTCAGTTAGTCCGTCCATAACATCATTGACTTCTTGCATCTGCTTGAGTTGTTTGATTTTATTGACAATAAACTCATTGTCTTCACGAAGTTTGCGCTTTTCTTCTCTGATTTCAGCAACACGTTTATCTTCCAATGCTAGATAACGATATTCTTTAAATTCTTTTTCTTTTTTTGATAATGCTCCTTGGTAGCTTTTGATAGCTTTTTGGAGTTCTTGTGCTTTTAGTTTCAACTCATTTGCCTCTTGGTCAGAAGATTCTCTGTTTTTTGCCAATGCACGGATGGTTTGTTCTAGCGTATCGATACGGCGCTTCATCGTTTCGATTTCGTAATCTTGTTCTTTTATGATTTCCCTAGATTCATTGAGAGCTTCTTCTTTTGTGTTATTACAAGAAGAAAAGAATATTCCAGCAAATAAAAAAACAGATACTAAAAGAGGGTAAATATATTTTTGCATAGATTCAGAGATGTAGAAAGGAGTTTTAGATAGTACACTACAACACAAAGTTACTATTCATTGTGCGTTAAAAAAAATATAGAAAAAATGATATTTTCCTATATTCTTCTTATTTCCACTCCAAAATACATAAAATCTATCAGTTTGAAAATAAACTTTTGTCAAAAGCTCGCTTTTGACCTACAATAATTGCTACTGTTCGTTTTCAGATTTGACAACGATACGAACGCCATTTTCTTTTGTGTCGCTTATTGTTTTTATTGTATCACCCTTTATTACAGATGCAACGTTTTCTTTCCGTCTAGTAGTGTCCCCAGTTCTTGGACTTTGTAGAGGGACAGAGCTCACAATAATTTTTACATCAGCTTCTGAATTATCTGTATTTTGAGAAGTACTTTGGGTTTCTGATGTACTATTTTGGGTAGAATCTTTTTCTAAGTTTTCAATAGGAACTTTTGTATCTTCATAACTATCCATTTCCTTAGTTGTGCTGTCTTCTCCTAAAAAAGATTCAAATTTTTTATGGAAATCATTGGCTCTTTTCAATAATCCTTTTCTGTATTTCTGCATCTGTGGAGAGGCTGTTTTATTATAAATATAGTTTTTACGCTGTTTTAAAAGCCAATCCCACATTTGTTTTTTAGGCTGCGATTCAATAGCATTAATAGTCTGCTGATTGAGTTTTCCTGTAACATTCAATCCTCTAAATCCATCTGCTTTCAACCTTTGCTGGATGTATTTTATAGATGCTGGGGCAGCATAATACATTTCTGCAAAAAAAGCTGCGATAGCCAAATCTTCTATATTGTTTGCTCCAGACATGTACCAAAACTGCTCACGAATTTTGAAAACGTCATCGTCTGTCAAATACCTAAAACGCTGTGTAGTTTTGGGTAAATTAAATGTATCTGCCATGGCTAAAAACGTTTTCCATTCTATACTTCTGCTCACATAACGATAGCTATCTATATCGTCTGGATTGGGACGAATCGTGTCAATCTTATTTCCTGCATATTCTTCTACATGAGTAATCCAAGCATTATAAGTTTGCTTATGAGATTGACTGACTTTTATAATTCCGTAGGCTGCAATGGAAGAAATCGAAGCAATAAAAAGAACAAGAAGCGTTTTCATGGAGAACTGTTTTAGTTGAAAAAATGGAAATTCGTTTTACTTTTTTAACAAAACGGTATTTTATAGAGAAAAGTTTTTAAATACTGTATGGTTTGATTGGTAAATGATTGATAGGATTTTTAAGCTGAAAGCCAAGATAATAAATACATTATAATTTATTTTTTGCTAATTCTATTAAAATAAAATAGGTTGAGGTGTACCTCAACCCGACCAAAAATTGATAAGCTAATTTTTAATTAGCTGCACTGACTTTCAGGTGTTCATTGTAAACTTTTCATTCAATTAGTCTACATTTCTTTCCATATATTTTATAATATCGTTGGCAATATCTCTGCCTGTGGCTTTTTCTATGCCTTCCAACCCTGGGGAAGAATTGACTTCCAAAATCAAAGGTCCTCTAGCCGATTGCAACATATCCACACCAGCAATTCCTAAGCCCAAAACTCTAGCTGCTTTCAAGGCTGCATTTTCTTCTTGGTCTGTCAGTTCTATGATATTTGCGCTTCCTCCTCTGTGAAGGTTAGAACGAAACTCACCTTCTTTTCCTTGTCTTTTCATTGCTCCTACTACCATTCCTCCTACTACAAACACACGAATATCTGCACCTCCTGCCTCTTTGATAAATTCTTGTGCAATTACACGAGCTTTAAGTCCGTTGAAGGCTTCAAGCATAGATTCGGCTGTGTTTCGATTATCTGCCAAAACTACGCCTAGTCCTTGTGTTCCTTCCAAAAGTTTGATAACCAGTGGCGCACCTCCAGCTTTATCTACCACACTGCTTACGTCTTTTGAATAATTACTAAAAACTGTTTTAGGCAAATCCAGACCTGCACGAGCCAAAATCTGCAAACTTCTTAGCTTGTCTCTTGAGCGAACTAAAGCCTGCGATTCGATGGCTGTAAAAACTTTCATCATCTCAAACTGACGCACTACTGCTGTTCCAAAGAAAGTTACAGAAGCTCCAATTCTTGGAATAACTCCATCTACGCCTGTTATTTCTTCTCCTTTATAAATTATGCTAGGCTTCTTTTTTTGAATGACCAAATCACATTTTGTATGGTCTATAATAACCATTTCGTGTCCTTTTTTTTCTCCTGCTTCAACAAGTCTTTGTGTAGAATAAAGGTGTTTGTTTGCCGATAAGATGGCTAATTTCATGATTTTTGTTTTAATAAGATTTTGTTGTGAATTAATACTTGAAAAGATAGGAATTAATATTTCAAATACAAAAAAAGCGACTTTCTTCGTAATAAAGAAGTCGCTTTTGAGTAAATAAGTAAGTCAGACGTGTTTTTCTTATAACCTCATCATTTTTGGATACTTATATATAGCATACGCAATAGAAGCTGCTGCATGGCGTACAAATGTATCTGAAAAATTAGGATTCAGAGCTGTTTTTTCTTTGAACTGTGCTGCTGATAGTCCGTGATTGTTGTCTTCAAATTTAGCCATTTGTCCTGTTGCTTGATAATCTACTGAACCATCTTTTTTATAGGTAATTCTTAACATCGTTTTTCTATCCAAATCCCACTTATAGCCTTTGTTTACAGAATAAAATATCTTGATAACATAATCTCCAGTAGTGCTTCTATTATCTATAGCTACCATTGTCGTATTATAGACAAGATTAGATTTTCCTCCTTTTTCTCTGTGTACAAAATAGGTATATTGTCCTGGACGTGCCGAGCGTTCTAGTTCCCACTTATACTTTACGCCTTTTCTTGTCAGATAACCACGAGGGTTTTTTGTGTTTATATCGTTTAGGTCACTGTTTAGGTTAGTGAAAATATCGTTGTAATACTGATGAAAAGAAGTTGTTGCATAGCTGTTTCCAATAAAAAATACAAAAGCAAAAGCTAATACCATTTTTTGAGCTAATCTTATTGTAGAATTTGTTACTAAATTTTTCATAGAGTGAAGGAAGGTTTTAGGGTAAGAATAGTAAAATTTCTAAAATCTGAAAATATAAAGTAAGTAAGTAGAATCAAATTTCTTAATTGTTATATCTCAATAAAAACACAAACCACGCCAACAATCCGATTTTAGAGAAAAAATGTAATAAATGTATCTTTTTAATTTAATTTTAACTTGTTAAAGTGCAATTTTATGTCTTTTTGAAGCTCTTTAAGATAAGAAACTGTATGCTTTAGTCTGCTTCCGTACCACGAAAAAAGCTCTCCATCGACTACTCTAATATAAGCATTCGGTAAAACTTGAGCAAACTCTTTTATATCTTTCTCCTTGAAAGGATAAGGTTCGGAAGAAAGCAATACAATTTGAGGGTTGAGATTTTTAATCTCATCAAGAGTAAGAGTTGGATAGCGATTTTCTGTAATTACATTTTCTAAATTTGTACGCTTCAAAATATCATTGATAAAAGTATCTTGTCCTATGCTCATATAAGGTTCTTTCCAAATAAAATACAGAGTTGTGTAGCTATTTTTAGTTGAATTTTCTAAGGCGTTAAAATTTAAAATTAGTTTGTCTGTCAGTTCTTTGCCTTCTTCTTGTTTGCCTACTATTTCTGAAACATCTGAAATCATTTCAAGAGTAGAATTCAAATCATCTACATCACTTATCCAAACAGGAAACTGTTTTTCCAATGCTTCAATGCCTTCCTTGTAGTTTTCTTCTTTGTTGGCAATAATCAAATCTGGCTTTAGATTAGCTATTTTCTCAACATCAAAATCTTTTGTTCCTCCTATCTTGGTTACTTTTTTTACTTTTTCTCTTGGGTGAATACAGTATTTCGTAATTCCTACAATGTTTTCTTCTACTCCTAAATCAAAAAGAAGCTCTGTCTGTGAAGGAACGAGCGAAACAATGCGTTTTGGTATTTCTTTAATTTCTATTTTTCTGTCTAACTGGTCTGTGTAAATGGGCATTTTTGACAAATTGGTAAATGGTTTTTATAAAAAAGATAACTACCTGCTTTTTTATATTTCGTTGCGCTGCAACTTTCAAAATACTTGTAATGACTCATTTCTACAAATATTGTGTTGCGCTGCAACATTTTTAGACTACTTATTTGATGAAAGTATTTTTTCAAGATACCAGTTGCAGAGCAACCTGATGTTTGTAGAAGAGCATAGATAAATTGGAATAGAGTTGTAGCACTAGGGTAAACGCACGAAAAAAAAGTATAGCCATTTAAATCAAATAGAAGGTCTTTTTTACTTTGATTATTTAGATTACTCTGACAAGTAAAGTTTATTTAAAGCTAAGTGAGCTAGTATAAAAAGTTTCGTGCGTTTACCCTATTGTAGCACAACGAAATGTCATAAATTCAAAATTTTATTATCATATTACAAGAGAGTTTTATCATATTCTTGCCACCGACAATAATCTCATTAAAACTACAAAATATTCCTACCTTGTTTCCGTTCTCTTATCGACTATTTGATTTGTTCCTATCTTCTCCTCAGATGAAAATTATAAAAAATTCACAACCAGTTGTTTATTCTGTATTATTAATAATTTTGATATTCAAAGTTAGTGCTATTTCTGCTCAAGATGCTAATTTGCTTCCACGTATTTTGCAACATCCAGATTCTGCACAAATTGAAGCGATAAATGTCTTGAACTCAAAAGGCAGAGAAACGAATCTTTCTGTTACACCAGATGGAAAATATTTATTTTTTATGAGTAGCCGAGGAGGGGAAGCGTGGTCGGTGCGTTCTGGAATGTATAAAAATCAAGTGCGCTACGATGGAGATATTTATTTTTCAAAAAAAGACCACAACGGCAACTGGACGGAAGCTAAAAATTTAAAAGGCATCAATAGTTCTTCGGGGGAAGATGAGCCTTTTGTAACCCAAGACGGACAGCAAGTAGTTTTTCAGTCGTGGAGACGAAACTGGGTAGCCGAAGGAGGTCCTTATTATCAAGCTAAAGCAAAGGGCAATACGTGGACAGGAATGAGAGGATTGGGAGAAGGAATAAACCAATTTTTTAGAAGAGAATTTTCAAAATATGGAGGATATGCAACTGATGGAATGAGCGTTTCTTCGGATATGAACTGTTTTATTGTGGCTGCTGGAGCAAATTATAATGGTGATATGGATTTGTATTGGAGCAAAAAAGACTCTACTGGAAAATGGTCTTTGTGTGAGCAAATGCCAATTTCT
It contains:
- a CDS encoding OmpA family protein, with the translated sequence MNIQIFSSHTFFKAVLLFVLCFVFVYASVAQTTPAWHFDTYNTKNSTIPHNFINDLAFDATDGSLWIATGGGLVHWSKKDSTLYTPKNSELQDYGIKCITIGQDGDKYIGTYGAGVYKIDTEGNFSHLKVPSQSNKNAVLCITEDQNKTIWVGTEEEGLFRIDSKFKLLISVERIAFTRVFNILVDKDNTKWIATERGLYTLDNESRLKIYPSLRNQPINSIVFSPKNELLISSTLESTAQFFIDGKKQKSSKNVHYQFRTMLPVAEKNQTLWAASLSGLSLLDNESEWTVFSPQNSAFPSSMVSTLAQDPKDKTIWAGTFGQGLVKISQLKNLPEGEFRLGTTSIKKGEIVRLHIGFERATAIFSDTTGISELVEFMQENQNIRIELAGHTDTAGDASLNYKLSQERADAVKLYLMRNNIEASRIETKAYGGTRPISNNNSEASRQKNRRVEMKIIE
- a CDS encoding LamG-like jellyroll fold domain-containing protein; translation: MKQIFQNHKLGRLFFLLLLCLSIKNLQAQSDTQFWFAAPDVTSSHSDGPIRIVVSAFDDPATVTVTQPSNLAFPTYIVNVAANTSQFIDIEPSKALIETPYDTPTPATPQVSTTGLLVESTAKITAYYEVNSGINPDIFALKGANGLGLDFYVPFQNTWSHANRNPIDGRSGFVIVATEDNTLVTVTPTRALEGGQAANVPFSFTLNRGETYVGSVVEPAAGGLPSGSRIQANRPVAVTKFSDSIFSGQGGCNDLAGDQLVPVDVIGTEYVVLRGRLGVGSGTPAGNPELAVVTATQNGTQVRVNGTLVTTINAGQTYTHTLSTAGQRIFIETTLPAYVGHYAGYGCETGFAILPPVECTGSLTTRITRSTTENFTINLMTRGRPVGGNFDFTNNFTVRVNGTILFQPAALGGPAFPATFTQIGASDYYGTQYTFNTTQVPAGAVVTVESNTITAGTDEAGLFHLGFVNGGASTGTRYGYFSDFRTLDLGSDVNINYGTNTTVTADIQATNFRWLSDGVEVQNGTSNSYTVTNIQRRQTIRVEATVGDCVLSDEICVGTNEYVWDGSFPGGVNNDLNWSKPCGAAGVPDCSVDIIIPPTPIASSALNVTGTDVLNVRNLTLLDGGNLNVATGGQVNVCGNMIHDGSLNMQTGSTFSFVGTGRQNYSKASTGTGEFEDLVIANTIGTSTFNNVAGVTILSSSDQDLEVSSTGSLSFVQGYIVPEDYPTMAGVDNSRSVVINNPDPNAITGFNTTSSATTAATDYFVAGKLNRAKNATGYYSFPVGLVLQNPSTILPESNKDGAMPGFENGDWQTATYGSLTCDPNPNGVLAITGDDEYVDFGTNTGNVGISGNNSRTVEIWARVTNFNGAGLFQFGNSTGTGNSQDFALVTGTTNNSWFIRLNNGFDLQLINLPNSLNNWHHYALTYNDIAQQVTFYYDGIRIRTYDLPAPLNTVLSNGYVGRWSGNSTISMRGEVDELKVWSETRTEAQIQASFNQGCAANALQCPQATNLRAYYNFEDGNLNGSTTRTLQSRTIQCPDPTFTYQRADANFNQPSSANNVTAGFQQYTTVPSPVTGQTNICGADFDTDAALDNGFWNFDSFDATNNPIPVNAEYQMYLYNRDYGNYTGASTTVMQQVTPPWTIPTGFCIANNPQLTARSGFTGNMGSFATAQSQDITILPIELLFIDAQPDENAILVKWATLQERDNYGFEVYRAAEDEEFTKIGFVEGKGTSQIRQDYNFLDIEVQPNITYYYKLKQIDLNGNFNFTKVVSAKLSDSDFSEQVNTIYPNPTSNEFTLYLGSKEFVRDTKVEITLVNTIGEVLEHKTITTTDEKSIPFSMIKYPNGMYLLRIVGERSSSVMKVIKE
- the lpxK gene encoding tetraacyldisaccharide 4'-kinase; translated protein: MKYLLFPFAILYDAITRLRNYFYDKEWFKVFHSSVMVVSVGNITVGGTGKTPHTEYLIRYFLQKYKDEKDYQLATLSRGYGRKTKGFVLANETTTASEIGDEPMQFYQKFAKDNSKVNVVVCEKRALGVQKILELFPNTKTILLDDAFQHRAIRPYFSILLSDYNRPFYEDFLLPMGRIRESRRGAKRAHAVFISKSPLNLAEGEKRIIRKKIRKYTKAPIFFTGFEYDTPVSVLNENELLDLEDDTTYSYGILTGIANYKPFQEYVEQKFGQLESEKNFPDHHDYSAKDIGFLKNSKTVWLTTEKDAVKLRPLLEKFTESEKSKLSIFYIPIKVVFLDKNEEKEFGMFFPDGFGGVLHSLWG